The Spirochaetaceae bacterium genome has a segment encoding these proteins:
- a CDS encoding hydantoinase B/oxoprolinase family protein, with product MADAPRIDPITLEVLKNVLTATAEETAAVLRRTAYSLNVRERADFSSCVCAADGRIVAQAARIPIHLNSIGPLLKSTLKRFPRDRIEPGDIFISNDPYSGGQHLPDVQLSMPVFHDGELVAFTAALAHHVDIGGVAAGGLANSGREIFHEGLRIPPIKLYQAGEPIAPVMDMIRANVRTPDVVLGDLRAQVAAVQLGARRFEHLVRRYGRDTLLAGIEQLIDYSERRIRRNLAALPDGRYAAEEWIDDDGVTDEPACVRVSVEISGSDVTADFTGTDRQRPGSVNAVAAATRSAVYYAVRALCDADIMMNEGCYEPVRTVLPAGSLVNPLPPAACNSRMIVCQRVVDAIFRALREVAPGRVVTPSYGCAPNLGLTGRHPDTGRYFVFFDGNHASWGARHNKDGIDGCTSGPSNSANSPIEAIEVRHPVLFERYEFVTDSGGAGRFRGGLAIARDFRSAADEALLTVQCDRARFPPGGYFGGLPGEPAEFALNAGTAAERALHSKATSHALAAGDRFHWAAAGGGGFGDPLTRDPELVRRDVRDEKVSTAAARDRYGVVIDPASGTVDKKATTRLREEAAGNRSRHGTADTGEEAGERAGPETPSARQEAVGGRSGRRAPVSQRKSRKEAGGKAGAPSEAVCSGPPPRTAEGGA from the coding sequence ATGGCTGATGCGCCGCGCATCGACCCGATCACCCTCGAGGTGCTCAAGAACGTCCTCACCGCGACCGCCGAGGAGACCGCCGCGGTGCTGCGCCGCACCGCCTACTCGCTCAACGTGCGCGAGCGTGCCGACTTCTCGTCGTGCGTGTGCGCCGCGGACGGCCGCATCGTCGCCCAGGCGGCGCGCATCCCGATCCACCTCAACTCGATCGGGCCGCTGCTCAAGTCCACCCTGAAGCGCTTCCCGCGCGACCGCATCGAGCCGGGCGACATCTTCATCTCCAACGATCCCTACAGCGGCGGCCAGCACCTGCCGGACGTGCAGCTTTCGATGCCGGTGTTCCACGATGGGGAGCTGGTGGCATTCACCGCGGCGCTCGCGCACCACGTCGACATCGGCGGGGTGGCGGCCGGCGGCCTGGCCAACAGCGGGCGCGAGATCTTCCACGAGGGCCTGCGCATTCCGCCGATCAAGCTGTACCAGGCAGGTGAGCCGATTGCGCCGGTGATGGACATGATCCGCGCCAACGTGCGCACCCCCGACGTGGTGCTCGGCGACCTGCGGGCGCAGGTGGCGGCGGTGCAGCTTGGCGCGCGCCGCTTCGAACACCTGGTGCGCCGCTACGGCCGCGACACCCTGCTGGCCGGCATCGAGCAGCTCATCGACTACTCGGAACGCCGCATCCGGCGCAACCTGGCGGCGCTTCCGGATGGCCGCTACGCGGCCGAAGAGTGGATCGACGACGACGGCGTGACCGACGAACCCGCCTGCGTCCGGGTCAGCGTCGAGATTTCCGGCAGCGACGTCACGGCGGATTTCACCGGTACCGACCGGCAGCGCCCCGGCTCGGTGAACGCGGTGGCGGCCGCCACCCGCTCCGCCGTCTACTACGCCGTACGCGCGCTGTGCGACGCCGACATCATGATGAACGAGGGCTGCTACGAGCCCGTGCGCACCGTGCTGCCCGCCGGCAGCCTGGTCAATCCGCTGCCGCCGGCGGCGTGCAACAGCCGCATGATCGTGTGCCAGCGGGTCGTGGATGCCATCTTCCGCGCCCTGCGCGAAGTCGCTCCGGGGCGCGTGGTCACCCCCTCCTACGGTTGCGCTCCCAACCTGGGCCTGACCGGCCGCCACCCGGATACCGGGCGCTACTTCGTGTTCTTCGACGGCAACCACGCGAGCTGGGGCGCGCGCCACAACAAGGACGGCATCGACGGCTGCACCTCCGGCCCGTCGAACAGCGCCAACTCCCCGATCGAGGCGATCGAGGTGCGCCACCCGGTGCTGTTCGAGCGTTACGAATTCGTGACCGACTCCGGGGGAGCGGGCCGTTTCCGCGGCGGGCTGGCGATCGCGCGCGACTTCCGCAGCGCCGCCGACGAGGCGCTGCTCACCGTGCAATGCGACCGCGCCCGCTTCCCCCCCGGCGGTTACTTCGGCGGGTTGCCGGGAGAGCCGGCGGAATTCGCGCTCAACGCGGGTACCGCCGCCGAGCGGGCGCTGCACTCGAAAGCCACCTCGCACGCGCTGGCGGCCGGCGACCGCTTCCACTGGGCCGCGGCCGGCGGCGGCGGCTTCGGCGATCCGCTGACCCGCGACCCCGAACTGGTACGTCGCGACGTGCGCGACGAAAAGGTCTCGACCGCCGCCGCCCGCGACCGCTACGGCGTGGTGATCGACCCCGCCAGCGGCACGGTGGACAAAAAGGCCACCACGCGCCTACGCGAAGAGGCGGCTGGCAACCGGTCCCGCCATGGCACCGCCGACACCGGCGAGGAAGCCGGTGAGCGGGCCGGCCCGGAAACCCCGTCCGCACGCCAAGAGGCAGTCGGCGGTCGGTCCGGGCGCCGCGCACCGGTCTCCCAACGGAAGTCGCGCAAGGAAGCCGGCGGAAAAGCCGGCGCGCCTTCGGAGGCGGTGTGCAGCGGCCCGCCGCCGCGCACCGCGGAGGGCGGCGCATGA
- a CDS encoding hydantoinase/oxoprolinase family protein, with the protein MYRLGYDIGGTFTDLILVDDAGGAAHTAKVPSTPAAPADGALDGLRRLTRAAGVAPAAVGHLAHGSTVALNAILEGKAARVGLLTTEGFRDVLEIGRLTRVPESGNPEAALYDTQYDKPPPLVPRYLRLGVRERIDAAGRVLTELDEAGVAEAVAELCRHGVEVVAVCFLHSYANPAHERLVADWCARRHPELAVCLSSEVLPQYREYERVSSTVLNAAVMPILDRYLGDMEERLAAAGFDAPLHVMHGMGGVMGSAAARRRSVHTAVSGPVGGVLAGAHVARHAGLADVVTLDMGGTSTDVSLVRAGEPEITSGGTLGGYPLSIPMIGLNYIGAGGGSIAWLDPGGILRVGPRSAGAVPGPVCYGRGGTEPTVTDANLALGRLNPEHPLGGSIALDRDVAQRSIERLGWQMGMDPAQVALGIVRVANANMIRAIRVISVDRGHDLRDFALVAFGGAGPLHAGRLALELNIPMVVVPPEPGVLSAWGLLVADARTDYVQTVLRDADDADPAELERGFADLERQAHAWLGEQGIDGAAQSTVRALDMRYRGQGHEVTVPVSGRAFGADTLRDTICGFHRLHERLYTHAAYGEPTEIVNLRVLGIGEIPKPRIAEAQHAPAGSHHPPPPKHAGRELLFEGEAEFRRCPVYRRADLRRGMRLPGPSVVEQDDTTTIVYPGQEAAVDRFANLVISPLPAPPSRGPADG; encoded by the coding sequence ATGTATCGCTTGGGCTATGACATCGGCGGCACCTTTACCGACCTCATACTGGTCGACGATGCCGGCGGGGCGGCGCACACCGCCAAGGTGCCGTCCACGCCGGCGGCCCCGGCGGACGGCGCGTTGGACGGGCTGCGCCGGCTGACCCGCGCGGCCGGGGTGGCGCCGGCGGCGGTGGGACACCTCGCGCACGGCAGCACGGTGGCGCTCAACGCCATCCTGGAGGGCAAGGCGGCGCGCGTCGGCCTGCTCACCACGGAGGGCTTCCGCGACGTGCTGGAGATCGGCCGGCTGACGCGCGTGCCGGAGTCGGGCAACCCCGAGGCGGCGCTGTACGACACCCAGTACGACAAGCCGCCGCCGCTGGTGCCGCGCTACCTGCGCCTCGGCGTAAGAGAGCGGATCGACGCCGCCGGCCGCGTGCTGACCGAACTGGACGAGGCGGGCGTGGCGGAAGCGGTCGCCGAACTGTGCCGCCACGGCGTCGAGGTGGTGGCGGTCTGTTTCCTGCACTCCTACGCCAACCCGGCGCACGAACGGCTGGTGGCCGACTGGTGCGCACGCCGCCACCCGGAGCTGGCGGTATGCCTGTCGTCGGAGGTGCTGCCGCAGTACCGCGAGTACGAGCGGGTCAGCAGCACGGTGCTGAACGCCGCGGTGATGCCGATCCTGGACCGCTACCTGGGCGACATGGAGGAGCGGCTCGCGGCGGCCGGCTTCGACGCGCCGCTGCACGTGATGCACGGCATGGGCGGCGTGATGGGCAGCGCGGCGGCGCGCCGGCGCAGCGTCCATACGGCGGTGTCGGGGCCGGTCGGCGGCGTGCTCGCCGGCGCCCACGTCGCCCGCCACGCCGGCCTCGCGGACGTGGTGACGCTCGACATGGGCGGCACCAGCACCGACGTCAGCCTGGTCCGCGCCGGGGAACCGGAGATCACCTCCGGCGGCACCCTCGGCGGCTACCCGCTGTCGATCCCGATGATCGGCCTCAACTACATCGGCGCCGGCGGCGGCAGCATCGCCTGGCTTGACCCGGGCGGCATCCTGCGGGTCGGTCCGCGCAGCGCCGGCGCGGTGCCGGGCCCGGTATGCTACGGGCGCGGTGGCACCGAGCCCACCGTGACCGACGCCAACCTGGCGCTGGGGCGGCTCAACCCCGAGCACCCGCTGGGCGGCAGCATCGCGCTCGACCGTGACGTGGCGCAGCGCAGCATCGAGCGGTTGGGGTGGCAGATGGGCATGGACCCGGCACAGGTGGCGCTCGGCATCGTGCGCGTCGCCAACGCCAACATGATCCGCGCGATCCGGGTGATTTCGGTTGACCGCGGCCACGACCTGCGCGACTTCGCTCTTGTCGCGTTCGGCGGCGCCGGGCCGTTGCACGCCGGGCGGCTGGCGCTGGAACTGAACATTCCGATGGTGGTGGTGCCGCCGGAACCGGGCGTGCTGTCCGCGTGGGGCCTGCTGGTGGCGGATGCCCGCACCGACTACGTGCAGACCGTGCTGCGCGACGCCGACGATGCCGACCCGGCGGAGCTGGAGCGCGGGTTCGCGGACCTGGAGCGGCAGGCACACGCGTGGCTGGGCGAACAGGGCATCGACGGCGCGGCGCAGAGCACGGTGCGCGCCCTCGACATGCGTTACCGGGGGCAGGGCCACGAGGTCACCGTGCCGGTTTCAGGGCGGGCGTTCGGAGCAGACACCCTGCGTGACACGATTTGCGGGTTCCACCGGCTGCACGAGCGGCTGTATACGCACGCGGCGTACGGCGAACCCACTGAAATCGTCAACCTGCGCGTGCTCGGCATTGGCGAGATCCCGAAACCGCGGATCGCGGAGGCGCAGCATGCGCCTGCCGGAAGCCACCATCCACCGCCGCCGAAGCACGCCGGCCGCGAGCTGCTGTTCGAGGGGGAGGCGGAATTCCGGCGCTGCCCCGTGTACCGGCGCGCCGACCTGCGCCGCGGCATGCGCCTGCCGGGGCCGTCGGTGGTGGAACAGGACGACACCACCACCATCGTCTACCCCGGCCAGGAGGCGGCCGTGGACCGGTTCGCCAACCTGGTCATCAGCCCGCTCCCGGCGCCGCCATCACGGGGTCCCGCCGATGGCTGA
- a CDS encoding amidohydrolase family protein encodes MRDIDRRLLAEVEELLPERVFDVHVHVWRRDHLGPSGVAAFGHWLTRDQYLGEDLAGEFARLFPGRACGALLFPLPVADGDIVAMNGHLADLVRGAERRHALMIPPLAASAAELSDQIAGGGFLGFKPYWTFAGSDLRGVAVDDMVTPAMLAAAHELRLIVMLHPPGSLRPHQDAIRAAALRHPGATFILPHCATCYHYASLAASIDSVSDLANVHFDLSTVTAGDVVSLLLREVGPERVMFGTDFPFASERMTLAYLESGLVPLRDETAPPPPAGRRYAFTYLIYEQMRALRAARDLVGLSAADIEAIMYGNAERLVRRTAAGG; translated from the coding sequence ATGCGCGACATCGACCGCCGGCTGCTGGCGGAAGTCGAGGAGCTGCTGCCCGAGCGCGTGTTCGACGTGCACGTGCACGTGTGGCGCCGCGACCACCTCGGGCCTTCCGGGGTGGCGGCGTTCGGCCACTGGCTGACGCGCGACCAGTACCTCGGCGAAGATCTGGCCGGCGAGTTCGCGCGCCTGTTTCCGGGCCGCGCCTGCGGCGCCCTGCTGTTTCCGCTGCCGGTGGCGGACGGCGACATCGTGGCCATGAACGGTCACCTGGCCGACCTGGTGCGCGGCGCCGAGCGCCGGCACGCGCTGATGATCCCCCCGCTGGCCGCCTCGGCGGCGGAGTTGAGCGACCAGATCGCGGGCGGCGGCTTTCTTGGTTTCAAGCCCTACTGGACGTTCGCCGGCAGCGACTTGCGCGGCGTGGCCGTGGACGACATGGTGACTCCGGCGATGCTGGCGGCCGCGCACGAGCTGCGCCTCATCGTGATGCTGCATCCGCCCGGCAGCCTGCGGCCGCACCAGGACGCCATCCGCGCGGCGGCGCTGCGCCATCCCGGCGCCACCTTCATTCTTCCGCACTGTGCCACCTGCTACCACTACGCGTCGCTGGCCGCCTCCATCGACAGCGTGAGCGACTTGGCCAACGTCCACTTCGACCTGTCCACGGTCACCGCCGGCGACGTGGTGAGCCTGCTGCTGCGCGAGGTGGGGCCGGAGCGGGTGATGTTCGGCACCGACTTCCCGTTCGCGTCGGAGCGGATGACGCTCGCCTACCTGGAGAGCGGGCTGGTGCCGCTGCGGGACGAGACCGCGCCGCCGCCCCCGGCCGGCCGCCGCTACGCGTTCACCTACCTGATCTACGAGCAGATGCGGGCGCTGCGGGCGGCGCGCGACCTGGTGGGTCTGAGCGCCGCCGACATCGAGGCGATCATGTACGGCAACGCGGAGCGGCTCGTGCGGCGCACGGCAGCCGGCGGCTGA